A part of Tigriopus californicus strain San Diego chromosome 10, Tcal_SD_v2.1, whole genome shotgun sequence genomic DNA contains:
- the LOC131889229 gene encoding tRNA-dihydrouridine(47) synthase [NAD(P)(+)]-like: MANDDDPPPVDMVINGDQVEVKINTTGEDVYIYPDYLLPNIKHEPQASNGNGASQNSTRGGKGRNKKRPPPLKFERSSRVCPILINVLPDQPWPQCDFPNCAYIHDVAKYLEGKLPDLEGPCPNFSQFGRCPRGVTCRFARQHIEVTEGQGVRAKEDKELIRKWEGIRIESNHLPKDLQTRLRKKDYDFKVCDKLVDDTFNARAERKEEVDNATEDPPSKKVKVEEGLTVAIPEKKKIDWTNKLYLAPLTTVGNLPFRRICKKFGADITCGEMAMGLPLLQGHQPEWALLQRHHTEDLFGIQLCGSSPQQMARVAHLVEEHVDCDFVDINLGCPIDLVYKKGWGSGLMGRKKPLEVMIRAMTQILTRPLTVKMRTGIYMDKKIAHTLIPAVRDWGAQMITLHGRSREQRYTKEADWEYIKECREAAQPMPLFGNGDVLSYEDYISRKTLSSTDGIMIARGALIRPWVFKEIKENRHWDISASERLDMIKDYVQYGLEHWGSDDKGLETTRRFLLEWLSFLHRYVPHGILEHPPQKINQRIPNYRGRNEMESLLSSPNCADWIKITEMFLGKVPDNFDFVPKHKANSYK; encoded by the coding sequence ATGGCCAACGACGACGACCCTCCGCCCGTCGATATGGTGATCAATGGCGACCAAGTGGAGGTCAAGATCAATACGACCGGCGAAGATGTGTACATCTATCCAGATTATCTGTTACCCAATATCAAGCATGAACCTCAGGCGAGCAACGGAAACGGAGCCTCGCAAAATTCGACCCGAGGGGGCAAAGGCCGCAACAAGAAACGACCTCCGCCCCTCAAGTTCGAGCGCTCTTCTCGCGTCTGTCCCATTCTGATCAATGTCCTACCCGATCAACCTTGGCCCCAATGTGATTTTCCTAACTGCGCTTACATCCATGATGTAGCTAAATATCTCGAGGGCAAGCTGCCCGACTTAGAAGGGCCGTGTCCGAATTTTAGTCAATTCGGTCGATGTCCTCGGGGTGTAACCTGTCGATTTGCCCGACAGCACATTGAGGTCACAGAAGGCCAGGGGGTCAGGGCCAAGGAGGACAAGGAGCTTATTCGAAAATGGGAGGGTATTCGAATAGAAAGCAACCATTTGCCGAAAGATCTTCAAACCCGATTACGAAAGAAGGACTACGATTTCAAGGTCTGTGATAAATTGGTAGATGATACCTTTAATGCGCGAGCTGAACGAAAAGAAGAGGTTGACAATGCCACCGAGGATCCTCCATCCAAGAAAGTGAAGGTGGAAGAAGGCTTGACCGTGGCAATtccggaaaaaaagaaaattgattggACCAACAAGCTCTATTTGGCTCCATTAACCACGGTGGGTAATCTACCTTTTAGGCGAATATGTAAGAAGTTTGGGGCCGATATCACGTGCGGAGAAATGGCCATGGGTCTGCCGTTGCTTCAAGGGCATCAACCTGAATGGGCTCTTCTTCAACGACATCACACGGAAGATCTCTTTGGGATTCAACTCTGCGGATCTTCCCCGCAACAAATGGCTCGAGTGGCGCATTTGGTCGAAGAACACGTGGATTGCGACTTTGTGGACATCAATTTGGGCTGCCCGATCGATTTGGTTTACAAAAAAGGCTGGGGCTCCGGTCTGATGGGCCGTAAAAAGCCATTAGAGGTCATGATCCGCGCCATGACCCAGATTCTCACGCGGCCTCTAACCGTCAAAATGCGAACCGGTATTTATATGGACAAGAAGATCGCTCACACCCTCATTCCGGCCGTTAGAGATTGGGGCGCCCAGATGATCACCCTTCATGGACGTTCCAGAGAGCAAAGATACACCAAAGAGGCAGATTGGGAGTACATCAAGGAGTGCCGTGAAGCCGCTCAGCCCATGCCGCTTTTTGGGAATGGCGATGTTCTCAGTTACGAAGACTACATCTCGCGCAAGACTCTCTCGAGCACGGATGGGATCATGATCGCCCGCGGAGCCTTGATCCGGCCGTGGGTGTTCAAGGAAATCAAGGAAAATCGTCATTGGGACATTTCGGCCAGTGAACGATTGGACATGATTAAGGACTACGTTCAGTATGGATTAGAGCATTGGGGCTCGGATGATAAAGGACTCGAAACGACGCGCCGATTTTTGCTCGAATGGCTGTCCTTTCTGCACCGCTACGTTCCACATGGGATTCTGGAGCATCCACCCCAAAAGATCAACCAGAGGATCCCAAATTACCGAGGTAGAAACGAAATGGAATCTCTGTTGTCTAGTCCCAATTGTGCGGATTGGATCAAGATTACGGAGATGTTTTTGGGCAAAGTTCCGGataactttgattttgttccaaagcaCAAAGCTAACTCGTACAAGTGA
- the LOC131889233 gene encoding large ribosomal subunit protein mL54-like → MHGFVMGKVGICSPLRGLVSPFTVIRGMAIKKGGGGKGAAMEKIKVFPVEKDTKKLVSHCCGLNYKIDGEEVPLKPREEYPDWLWTMNMDRPLPSSEDLTPNTIEYYERLREEHKELLARRRSKEYMKPPK, encoded by the exons ATGCACGGGTTCGTGATGGGTAAAGTTGGGATATGTTCTCCTTTGCGAGGTCTTGTGTCACCTTTCACGGTCATTCGGGGAATGGCCATTAAAAAAGGTGGAGGTGGAAAAGGAGCGGCAATGGAGAAAATTAAG GTTTTCCCAGTTGAAAAGGATACGAAGAAATTGGTCAGTCATTGCTGCGGACTCAATTACAAGATTGACGGCGAAGAAGTGCCCTTGAAACCTCGAGAAGAATATCCGGATTGGTTGTGGACCATGAACATGGATCGTCCTCTACCCTCCTCCGAAGATCTAACGCCCAACACGATTGAATACTATGAACGACTAAGGGAGGAGCATAAGGAGTTATTGGCCCGAAGAAGATCCAAGGAATACATGAAGCCCCCCAAATAA
- the LOC131889234 gene encoding small ribosomal subunit protein uS10-like, with protein MSGYKDGKAAAEDSPIHRIRITLTSRNVKSLEKVCHDLIRGAKDKDLKVKGPVRMPTKILRITTRKTPCGEGSKTWDRFQMRIHKRVIDLQSPSEIVKQITSISIEPGVEVEVTIADA; from the exons ATG TCTGGATACAAGGATGGTAAGGCCGCGGCCGAGGATTCTCCTATCCATCGGATCCGGATCACTTTGACCTCCCGCAATGTTAAGTCATTGGAGAAGGTCTGTCACGATCTAATCCGTGGCGCCAAGGACAAGGACTTGAAGGTCAAGGGACCGGTGCGTATGCCCACCAAGATCTTGAGGATCACCACCCGTAAGACCCCTTGCGGAGAAGGTTCCAAGACCTGGGATCGATTCCAGATGCGAATCCACAAGCGTGTGATTGACTTGCAATCGCCCTCCGAGATCGTGAAGCAGATCACGTCCATCTCCATTGAACCCGGGGTAGAGGTCGAGGTCACCATCGCCGATGCTTAA
- the LOC131888241 gene encoding probable serine incorporator: MGCVFSLASMACCCTSAAVSLCCSACPSCKSSTSSRIMYAILLLLTMITCCIMLAPGIQTSLKSVPFCKGYEKDDPTIALFQDRVESYQFDCAQAVGYLSVYRLCFIVTLFFLLMSVIMINVKSSNDFRSGIQNGFWAIKYLLIIGGMVGAFFIPEGSFGTVWMYFGFVGAFLFILIQLVLIVDFAHSWAEVWVGNYEDTDSRGWLVALLTVTFGMFALCITAVVLYFVYYTGQEAGQCKLHEFFISFNLIICVILSVISILPKVQENMPKSGLLQSGAISLYILYLTWSAMSNSPYADCKAFVSDIFPGNGNDTLETTTMTPIDPKNPGVGHFDAQAIIGLVIWFLCVLYSSIRNSTASTASKLSGADKLLTKDNGETKTDAEAGGQQVWDNESEEVVYSYSLFHLMFALATLYVMMTLTNWFNPDGNLSNYEANAGAMWVKIVSSWICAGLYLWTLVAPAILSDRDFGY, translated from the exons ATGGGTTGTGTGTTCTCTCTGGCCTCGATGGCGTGTTGCTGCACCTCGGCGGCCGTCTCGTTATGCTGCTCGGCTTGCCCGTCGTGCAAGAGCTCCACCTCATCCCGGATCATGTACGCCATCCTCCTACTCCTTACCATGATCACGTGCTGCATCATGCTCGCTCCGGGAATCCAG ACAAGTCTCAAAAGCGTGCCATTCTGCAAAGGCTACGAAAAGGATGACCCAACCATAGCTTTGTTCCAAGATCGAGTGGAGTCGTATCAGTTTGATTGCGCCCAAGCTGTTGGATATTTGTCTGTCTATAG gttgTGTTTTATAGTGACCTTATTCTTTCTCCTCATGTCTGTCATCATGATCAATGTCAAGAGCTCCAATGATTTCCGATCGGGAATCCAAAACGGATTTTGGGCCATCAAATATCTACTCATCATCGGAGGAATGGTGGGCGCTTTCTTTATTCCAGAAGGCAGCTTTG GGACGGTTTGGATGTACTTCGGTTTTGTTGGGGCGTTCCTCTTCATTCTGATCCAATTGGTGCTGATTGTGGACTTTGCCCACTCTTGGGCCGAGGTCTGGGTTGGGAATTATGAGGACACTGACTCACGGGGATGGCTTGTAGCCCTCTTAACCGTAACGTTCGGCATGTTTGCCCTCTGTATCACTGCCGTTGTTCTCTACTTCGTTTACTACACGGGTCAAGAAGCTGGACAATGCAAACTTCACGAGTTCTTCATCTCCTTCAACTTGATCATCTGTGTGATCCTAAGCGTCATTTCCATCCTCCCCAAAGTCCaagaaaacatgccaaaatCCGGCCTTCTTCAATCAGGCGCCATCTCGTTGTATATTTTGTACTTGACGTGGTCCGCCATGTCTAACAGTCCCTATGCT GATTGCAAAGCTTTCGTGTCCGACATTTTCCCCGGAAACGGCAACGATACTCTAGAAACCACGACCATGACCCCAATTGACCCTAAGAACCCCGGTGTAGGTCATTTCGATGCCCAAGCCATCATTGGTCTTGTGATCTGGTTCCTCTGCGTGTTGTACTCGTCCATTCGAAACTCGACTGCCTCGACCGCGTCCAAATTAAGCGGTGCTGACAAGCTCTTGACCAAGGACAATGGTGAGACTAAGACTGATGCCGAAGCCGGTGGCCAACAAGTTTGGGACAATGAGAGTGAAGAAGTGGTGTACTCGTATTCGCTCTTCCATTTGATGTTCGCTTTGGCCACGCTCTACGTTATGATGACGCTTACCAATTGGTTCAA CCCCGACGGAAACCTAAGTAACTATGAGGCCAATGCGGGTGCCATGTGGGTGAAGATTGTATCCTCTTGGATTTGTGCGGGTTTATACTTGTGGACCTTGGTGGCTCCGGCCATTTTAAGCGATCGTGATTTTGGTTATTGA
- the LOC131888240 gene encoding venom dipeptidyl peptidase 4-like, with the protein MARSQLLWACLSALLSVSLAGYINPRTSEEDLLSDIWASIDSDNAQPHNIQERSPQRGFPSLKESFSLSEIVNFVHRSEQWNGTWVSDTEYAYRNRDGALALFSVVSGQSTTLAPPQVLEQPRVFKYWLSPDLQYILMAVRPQKLFRHSFIALYDIYNIRTGQRTTLQPPASVLRDFGPPEGPGFGPPGRPKGPQQLPLLFATWSPTGNALAYVFRNNIYYRESPESNDVAITSTGIPGVVFNGIADWVYEEEVISDTKALWFSPDNRHLAWIEFNDTEVEVMPLQVYGQPNRLEFQYPIPTPLSYPKPGRTNPFVNVYVADVSTRSPRSYLLEPPTYFGDREKIIYAVTWANNKEVSLTWENRHQNYSIVSICDVAVANCRDSLVMTEPNGWLELDQAPVFTQDGRQFAMSLSADGFKHVNVINRDTNQRIPITSGNMVVTEIFHWDEKQHVIYFEATRVGAPGERHLYTVTDFDSGRPGIVTCISCDVVNSRGGACGYNQFEFSTQKSYFTLSCQGPHVPQEYLFKAPGQKIATLVTNDDLSDALAAKNLPKISNLDVKIDGGRHVAKVRLYLPHNFNERKQYPLLVNVYGGPNSQQVNDKFKLDWGTYLTTSEEVIYAVIDGRGSGYRGDDILFSSYYNIGQNDAQDQIDVTKKLISLYSFIDATNVAIWGWSYGGFMSIKILEKDADQSNIFKCGMAVAPVTSWIYYDSIYTERYMGLPNPGDNIDGYNNADTTKDVEKLRNKKLFIAHGTGDDNVHYQNSLMIIRALEEADILFQEHTYTDENHGIVGLRPHLYHSLTNFLLNDCFGRNEVVKG; encoded by the exons ATGGCTAGATCTCAATTGTTATGGGCCTGCTTGAGCGCTCTCTTGAGCGTGTCCTTAGCCGGCTACATCAATCCTCGGACCTCCGAAGAAGACCTCCTCAGTGATATTTGGGCCTCCATTGATTCGGACAATGCCCAGCCTCACAACATCCAAGAACGTTCACCTCAGCGCGGATTCCCAAGCTTAAAGGAGTCCTTCTCCCTCAGTGAGATTGTGAATTTTGTGCACCGCAGCGAACAATGGAACGGCACGTGGGTCTCGGATACCGAATACGCCTACCGGAATCGGGACGGAGCTTTGGCCTTGTTTTCGGTTGTGTCAGGCCAAAGTACCACTCTGGCTCCGCCTCAGGTTTTGGAGCAGCCTCGCGTGTTCAAGTATTGGTTGTCCCCTGACCTTCAGTACATCCTCATGGCCGTCCGACCTCAAAAGTTGTTCCGACATAGTTTCATCGCCTTGTACGACATCTACAACATCCGCACGGGTCAACGCACAACCCTCCAGCCTCCTGCGAGTGTCCTAAGAGATTTTGGACCCCCCGAAGGCCCAGGATTTGGACCTCCAGGCCGACCCAAGGGACCGCAGCAATTGCCGTTGTTGTTTGCTACTTGGTCACCCACCGGAAACGCTTTGGCCTACGTGTTCAGGAACAATATTTACTACCGAGAAAGTCCTGAATCAAATGATGTTGCCATCACATCAACGG GTATCCCTGGTGTGGTGTTCAATGGCATTGCTGATTGGGTCTATGAGGAGGAGGTCATCTCTGACACGAAGGCATTGTGGTTTAGCCCGGATAATAGACATTTGGCATGGATCGAGTTCAACGATACCGAGGTGGAGGTGATGCCCCTTCAAGTCTATGGACAACCCAATCGATTGGAATTCCAATATCCCATTCCTACACCCTTGAG TTACCCCAAACCTGGCCGAACTAATCCCTTCGTCAACGTGTACGTGGCGGATGTCTCCACCCGATCTCCCCGGTCCTATCTTCTTGAACCGCCCACTTATTTCGGCGACAGGGAGAAGATCATCTATGCCGTAACTTGGGCCAATAATAAAGAGGTATCCCTCACTTGGGAGAACCGCCACCAGAACTACTCCATCGTGTCCATTTGTGATGTGGCTGTGGCAAATTGTCGCGATTCTCTCGTCATGACCGAACCCAATGGTTGGCTTGAACTGGATCAAGCTCCCGTGTTTACTCAAGATGGTCGGCAATTCGCCATGTCACTCTCGGCTGACGGATTCAAGCACGTTAATGTAATCAATCGGGACACCAATCAAAGGATCCCCATCACTTCAGGCAACATGGTGGTGACCGAGATCTTTCATTGGGACGAGAAACAGCACGTCATTTATTTTGAGGCGACGCGAGTTGGAGCCCCTGGGGAACGCCATTTGTACACCGTAACTGATTTCGACTCAGGTCGACCTGGGATCGTGACTTGTATTAGTTGCGATGTGGTCAACAGTCGTGGCGGTGCCTGCGGGTAtaaccaatttgaattttccaccCAAAAGTCTTACTTCACCCTCTCGTGCCAAGGTCCTCATGTGCCCCAAGAGTATCTCTTCAAGGCTCCGGGTCAGAAGATTGCCACCTTGGTCACCAATGACGATCTCTCCGATGCCTTGGCCGCTAAGAACTTACCCAAGATTTCTAATCTGGACGTGAAGATTGACGGAGGCCGTCATGTGGCCAAAGTCAGGTTGTATCTACCGCATAACTTCAATGAGAGGAAGCAATATCCCCTGCTGGTCAACGTCTACGGAGGGCCTAATTCCCAACAAGTGAACGACAAGTTCAAGCTCGATTGGGGAACTTATTTGACCACATCCGAGGAAGTCATTTATGCCGTTATTGATGGTCGAGGTTCGGGATATCGTGGGGACGATATTCTCTTCTCCTCTTACTACAATATTGGCCAAAACGACGCTCAAGATCAGATCGATGTAACCAAGAAGCTCATTTCCTTGTACTCTTTCATCGACGCCACGAATGTCGCCATTTGGGGATGGTCCTATGGAG GTTTCATGAGCATCAAGATCCTGGAGAAAGACGCTGATCAAAGCAACATCTTTAAATGTGGCATGGCCGTGGCGCCAGTGACGAGTTGGATTTACTATGACAGTATCTACACCGAGCGCTATATGGGTCTGCCTAATCCCGGTGACAATATCGATGGCTACAATAACGCTGATACCACCAAAGACGTGGAAAAACTCCGGAACAAGAAACTCTTCATTGCTCACGGAACTGGAG ATGATAACGTGCACTACCAAAACAGCTTGATGATCATTCGAGCTTTGGAGGAGGCTGATATCTTATTCCAAGAACACACCTACACGGATGAGAACCACGGCATTGTGGGCCTTCGACCCCATCTTTATCATTCTCTCACAAACTTCTTGCTTAACGATTGTTTCGGTCGCAATGAAGTCGTCAAAGGTTGA